In one window of Desulfatiglans sp. DNA:
- a CDS encoding DUF4405 domain-containing protein: protein MKKVTFKFILNIFLFITFLFLMDEWSFLGITFHEIAGLVICLFYILHKALNWKFIKETTLRMFGKCTARGRINYILDLLILIGFTLIIISGMGIAKTMDFSWLGFTKENFIIWRFMHTSISMITLMFVGIHVGLHWNWVVARFKKSGADQEGASC, encoded by the coding sequence ATGAAAAAGGTAACATTTAAATTCATACTTAACATCTTCCTGTTTATCACCTTTCTTTTTCTTATGGATGAATGGTCTTTCCTCGGGATCACCTTTCATGAGATTGCCGGGCTTGTGATATGCCTCTTTTATATCCTGCACAAGGCCCTGAACTGGAAATTTATCAAGGAGACAACACTCAGGATGTTTGGAAAATGTACAGCCAGGGGCCGCATCAATTACATCCTTGATCTCCTGATCCTTATTGGTTTCACCCTCATTATCATAAGCGGCATGGGTATAGCAAAGACCATGGATTTTTCATGGCTGGGTTTCACAAAAGAAAACTTCATCATCTGGCGCTTTATGCACACGAGCATCTCCATGATCACCCTTATGTTTGTAGGCATACATGTAGGGCTGCACTGGAACTGGGTGGTTGCACGTTTTAAAAAATCCGGCGCTGATCAGGAGGGTGCATCATGCTAA
- a CDS encoding xanthine dehydrogenase family protein molybdopterin-binding subunit, which yields MADLAGVNGQREKFRVVGMPNLPGRLSYAMAAGIAKYGADYTAPDMLHAKFLRSPYANAVIQGIDTERARKIPGVIDILTFEDEDIKNLLEQGEMMSGPLKPVLTNRADQEGAEVGAIVVAESEDICDEALRQLDIKWEILPHVVDILDGRKPDAPVIRPPAPKPENTSGGFGMGGGSNPPKKGNVSYSNVNAGDVEAGFKEADHIIEYDMNIPAFSGHIPNPIGSVAWWFQNTYHGEGLNIHVEGVGSPNDPGTIANMYKVPTEKVFQECMLIGGKYCDWGLRKSQLITPLLAKRAGRPVRCVNSRYDQYDFNLNQRFMHMKIGFKKDGLITAIDDFSIADSGVEGSSVFGTTMDQNYGPYFTTRCLNVKQNMDAVDSNRGKMYLSGQHNPMNWDSITLAIHLIAEKLGKDPVEIARINLHGPESQTDPNPVPSFEACVAAAKKMMNWNWHNTGEKRLKDGRMHGASFRYQQCPRHSGMIFNCKLELRNGIVHLDSKGPVIGNYIMEANMMVVAEELGLNYEDIRGRLDSHETYKPWGGGSDGTTASGWALKECANILKKQILEKAVEEANNPPPQGGIMGGGAKPVESPFKGMKPEELDMMDGKVVVKNNPSIGVPFGQAVRSNLFATYSGRPPLALWNERGKRLDTMNVAMCEVAVDEETGEVEIIRFGVVADTGKIMRRTSLESQIEQVMFFSEGCQLYEDYIYDSKTGVKLSTNMFEYKKPTILDHAPVAMELLETRAGNAAYGSNGISHSLANTHLVIAAIYNAIGKWVDPPATPDKVLKALGKA from the coding sequence TATAGATATCCTCACCTTTGAAGATGAGGATATTAAAAACCTGCTTGAACAGGGTGAAATGATGTCGGGGCCTCTCAAACCTGTTCTCACCAATAGAGCAGACCAGGAGGGGGCAGAGGTTGGAGCGATTGTTGTCGCTGAGTCAGAAGACATATGTGATGAGGCGCTGAGGCAGCTCGATATAAAATGGGAGATACTCCCTCATGTTGTGGATATACTTGATGGCAGAAAGCCTGATGCCCCGGTCATCCGGCCACCTGCCCCAAAGCCGGAGAACACCTCAGGCGGATTTGGTATGGGTGGAGGTAGTAACCCGCCCAAAAAGGGTAATGTCTCCTATTCAAATGTGAACGCAGGTGATGTGGAGGCAGGGTTTAAAGAGGCCGACCATATTATTGAATATGATATGAACATACCGGCCTTTTCAGGGCATATCCCCAACCCGATCGGTTCCGTGGCATGGTGGTTTCAGAACACCTATCACGGTGAAGGGCTCAATATTCATGTAGAGGGTGTCGGCTCACCCAATGATCCCGGCACAATCGCAAACATGTACAAGGTGCCTACTGAAAAGGTCTTTCAGGAGTGCATGCTGATAGGCGGTAAATACTGTGACTGGGGCCTGCGAAAATCTCAGCTTATTACCCCTCTGCTCGCGAAGAGGGCAGGGAGGCCGGTAAGGTGTGTAAACAGCCGCTATGACCAGTATGACTTTAACCTGAACCAGCGTTTCATGCACATGAAGATAGGCTTCAAGAAAGACGGGCTTATTACTGCCATCGATGATTTTTCAATCGCTGATTCGGGTGTGGAGGGGAGTTCCGTTTTCGGCACCACCATGGACCAGAACTATGGCCCCTATTTTACGACAAGGTGCTTAAACGTTAAACAGAACATGGATGCTGTGGACAGCAACCGTGGCAAGATGTATCTGAGCGGTCAGCATAACCCCATGAATTGGGATTCCATTACACTCGCCATACATCTTATAGCCGAGAAACTGGGCAAAGACCCTGTTGAGATTGCAAGAATTAATCTCCACGGCCCTGAATCACAGACCGACCCCAACCCTGTGCCCAGTTTTGAGGCATGTGTTGCAGCCGCAAAAAAGATGATGAACTGGAATTGGCACAATACAGGGGAAAAGAGACTCAAGGACGGCAGGATGCACGGGGCCAGCTTCAGGTATCAGCAGTGCCCGCGTCATTCCGGCATGATCTTCAACTGCAAGCTGGAACTCAGGAACGGCATTGTGCACCTGGATTCAAAGGGGCCGGTAATCGGTAACTATATCATGGAGGCAAACATGATGGTTGTGGCTGAGGAGCTGGGGCTTAATTATGAGGATATCAGGGGCAGGCTTGACTCCCATGAGACCTATAAGCCGTGGGGCGGGGGCAGTGACGGCACAACCGCTTCGGGCTGGGCTCTTAAGGAGTGCGCAAACATACTCAAAAAACAGATCCTTGAAAAGGCAGTTGAAGAGGCCAATAACCCACCGCCACAGGGCGGGATCATGGGGGGCGGGGCAAAGCCAGTAGAGAGCCCCTTTAAAGGGATGAAGCCGGAAGAGCTTGATATGATGGATGGAAAGGTTGTTGTAAAAAATAATCCCAGTATTGGTGTACCATTTGGGCAGGCGGTAAGGTCAAACCTCTTTGCAACCTATTCAGGCAGGCCGCCGCTTGCATTATGGAATGAAAGGGGCAAAAGGCTTGATACCATGAATGTGGCCATGTGCGAGGTGGCTGTAGATGAGGAGACAGGTGAGGTGGAGATCATCCGGTTTGGCGTGGTTGCAGATACCGGCAAGATCATGCGGCGCACATCCCTTGAAAGCCAGATAGAGCAGGTGATGTTTTTCAGCGAAGGGTGCCAGTTGTATGAAGATTATATTTATGACAGCAAGACCGGTGTAAAGCTCAGCACAAATATGTTCGAGTATAAAAAGCCCACTATACTGGATCATGCACCCGTAGCAATGGAGCTGCTTGAAACAAGGGCAGGTAATGCGGCATATGGCTCAAATGGTATCAGCCATTCGCTCGCAAACACCCATCTTGTGATTGCTGCAATCTATAATGCTATAGGTAAATGGGTCGATCCCCCGGCCACGCCGGACAAGGTACTGAAGGCATTGGGGAAGGCATAA
- a CDS encoding DUF2220 domain-containing protein: MSTVFLFFKVVPFSASNLSSVQWLHSKRIYYWGDIDTHGFAILNQLRGILPDVRSFLMDIETLLSHGELWGFEAHHKKANLARLTPEETELYDQLQNNHWGENIRLEQERVEFKFLTDVLQEL, from the coding sequence ATTTCAACAGTTTTTTTATTTTTTAAGGTCGTCCCCTTCAGCGCCAGTAATCTCTCCTCTGTACAATGGCTGCACAGCAAAAGGATTTATTACTGGGGTGATATTGATACACACGGCTTTGCAATCCTCAATCAGTTGCGCGGGATTCTGCCGGATGTAAGATCCTTCCTGATGGATATTGAGACACTCCTGAGCCACGGGGAGCTGTGGGGGTTTGAAGCGCATCACAAAAAGGCAAATCTTGCACGGCTTACACCTGAAGAGACAGAGCTCTACGATCAACTGCAAAATAATCACTGGGGAGAAAATATCAGGCTGGAGCAGGAGAGGGTGGAGTTCAAATTTCTCACTGATGTTTTACAGGAGTTATAG